The following are from one region of the Oenanthe melanoleuca isolate GR-GAL-2019-014 chromosome 23, OMel1.0, whole genome shotgun sequence genome:
- the SYF2 gene encoding pre-mRNA-splicing factor SYF2 — translation MAAAVSALSSLGLPEDDVGSEEEEEEEEAGPGPAAAAAAEQRREERLRRFRELHMRRYEACKLNSQEVVEEDKRLKLPPNWEAKKARLEWELQVQEKKKECAARGEDYERVKLLEISAEDAERWERKKKKKNPDLGFSDYAAAQLRQYQRLTRQIKPDLEQYEKLKEQYGEALYPTSDSLLHGTHVPSKDGVDRMVADLEKQIEKREKYSRRRPYNDDADIDYINERNAKFNQKAERFYGKYTAEIKQNLERGTAV, via the exons ATGGCGGCGGCGGTGTCGGCGCTCAGCAGTTTGGGGCTGCCCGAGGATGATGTCGGG agcgaggaggaggaggaggaggaggaagcggggcccgggccggcggcggcggcggcggcggagcaGCGGCGGGAGGAGCGGCTGCGGCGCTTCCGGGAGCTGCACATGAGGCGG TACGAGGCCTGCAAGCTGAACAGCCAGGAGGTGGTGGAGGAGGACAAAAGGCTGAAATTGCCTCCAAACTGGGAGGCTAAAAAAGCTCGGCtggagtgggagctgcaggtgcaggagaAGAAGAAG gaaTGTGCAGCCAGGGGTGAGGACTATGAGAGGGTGAAGCTGCTGGAGATCagtgctgaggatgctgagaggtgggagaggaagaagaagaagaaaaatcctgaCCTGGGGTTCTCAG ACTACGCGGCGGCGCAGCTGCGCCAGTACCAGCGGCTGACCCGGCAGATCAAACCCGACCTGGAGCAGTACGAGAAGCTCAAGGAGCAGTA TGGGGAAGCTCTGTACCCCACCTCAGACAGCCTCCTGCACGGCACCCACGTGCCCTCCAAGGACGGCGTGGACAGGATGGTGGCAGACCTGGAGAAACA gatCGAGAAGAGGGAGAAGTACAGCCGCAGGCGGCCCTACAACGACGACGCCGACATCGACTACATCAACGAGAGGAACGCCAAGTTCAACCAGAAAGCCGAGAGGTTCTACGGGAAATACACGGCAGAGATCAAACAGAACCTGGAGAGGGGCACGGCCGTGTGA
- the RSRP1 gene encoding arginine/serine-rich protein 1 → MGVTHEAGLSPQDPCGGSPAGWSRSAQVPQGNQRGACPAAPSGTETGHCRAAAKAEAGAEGSSAGRTADMTEFMDELSLGSPKQRESPARSGRSSSRSSSRSSRSSSSSSSSSRSSRSWSRSRSRSRSRARRCRRCSRSYSRSRSRSRGYRRYRRRYRPRRYRPRYARHRSRSRSRSRGCYRRSYSRSRSRSRGRRYYGFGRTIYPEAYRGWRSRSRSRSRSRSPLHLSEKDKRELLEIAKANAAKALGTDNIVLPASLKISAPAKEIKSEKQEREEARESAEQPGSAAEDETRAAVERATIQRSISFSPNNTMAKPALQKPVSHAVVKEPVVSPPREDDRKGSPYGQWVPVKKEEKKTFLNFSPKSSLFRAR, encoded by the exons ATGGGGGTGACGCACGAAGCGGGGCTCTCCCCTCAGGACCCGTGCGGGGGCAGCCCGGCGGGCTGGAGCCG GAGCGCCCAGGTGCCTCAGGGGAACCAGCGTGGGGCGTGCCCGGCGGCGCCCAGCG GAACAGAGACCGGGCACTGCAGGGCAGCGGCCAAAGCCGAGGCGGGCGCTGAGGGCAGCTCGGCGGGGAGAACGGCCGACATGACGGAGTTCATGGACGAGCTGAGCCTGGGCTCGCCCAAGCAGAGAGAATCCCCGGCGCGCTCCGGCCGCTCCTCCAGCCGCTCCTCCAGCCGCTCGTCGcgcagctccagctccagcagctcctccagccgcTCCTCCCGCAGCTGgagccgctcccgctcccgttCTCGCTCCCGTgcgcggcgctgccgccgctgctccCGCTCCTACTCGCGCTCCCGCTCGCGCTCCCGCGGCTACCGGCGCTACCGCCGCCGCTACCGGCCCCGGCGCTACCGGCCCCGCTACGCCCGGCACCGCTCCCGTTCGCGCTCCCGCTCCCGGGGCTGCTACCGCCGCTCCTACTCGCGGAGCCGCTCCCGTTCCCGCGGCCGCCGCTACTACGGCTTCGGCAGGACCATCTACCCCGAGGCGTACCGCGGCTGGCGGAGCCGCTCCCGGAGCCGCTCCCGGAGCCGCTCCCCGCTGCACCTCAGCGAGAAAG ACAAGAGGGAACTCCTGGAAATTGCAAAAGCCAATGCTGCCAAAGCTCTGGGGACAGACAACATTGTCCTGCCAGCCAGCCTGAagatctctgctcctgccaaaGAGATCAAAAGTGAGAAGCAGGAGCGGGAGGAGGCCAGGGAGTCAGCTGAG CAACCTGGGAGTGCAGCTGAGGATGAGACCAGGGCTGCTGTGGAGAGAGCAACAATCCAGAGGAGCATTTCCTTCAGCCCTAAT aacacaATGGCCAAGCCTGCCCTGCAGAAGCCAGTGAGCCATGCTGTGGTTAAGGAGCCTGTGGTTTCTCCACCCAGGGAGGATGACAGGAAGGGAAGCCCCTATGGGCAGTGGGTTCCTGtcaagaaggaggagaagaaaacattcCTGAACTTCTCACCCAAAAGCTCCCTGTTCAGGGCACGCTGA
- the TMEM50A gene encoding transmembrane protein 50A isoform X1: MRGGCAGRRCGTMSGFLESLRCSECVDWGEKRNTIASVAAGVLFFTGWWIIIDAAVKYPQVEDFNHSYHACGVIATIAFLMINAVSNGQVRGDSYSEGCLGQTGARIWLFIGFMMAFGSLIASMWILFGGYVVKEKPVVYPGIAVFFQNAFIFFGGLVFKFGRTEDLWQ; this comes from the exons ATGCGCGGGGGATGCGCGGGGCGCAGG TGTGGAACCATGTCCGGCTTCCTGGAGAGCCTGCGCTGCTCCGAGTGCGTGGACTGGGGCGAGAAGCGCAACACCATCGCCTCCGTGGCCGCGGGGGTGCTG TTTTTCACGGGCTGGTGGATCATCATCGATGCTGCTGTGAAATACCCTCAAGTGGAAGATTTCAACCACTCCTACCACGCCTGTGGGGTCATAGCCACCATTGCATTCCTGAT gatCAACGCCGTGTCCAACGGGCAGGTGCGGGGGGACAGCTACAGCGAGGGCTGCCTGGGCCAGACAG GGGCTCGGATCTGGCTCTTCATTGGTTTCATGATGGCTTTTGGGTCCCTCATTGCTTCCATGTGGATCCTTTTTGGGGGATATGTGGTTAAAG AAAAACCAGTGGTGTACCCAGGAATAGCTGTGTTTTTCCAGAATGCATTCATCTTTTTTGG GGGCCTGGTGTTCAAGTTTGGTCGCACAGAGGATTTGTGGCAGTGA
- the TMEM50A gene encoding transmembrane protein 50A isoform X2, which yields MSGFLESLRCSECVDWGEKRNTIASVAAGVLFFTGWWIIIDAAVKYPQVEDFNHSYHACGVIATIAFLMINAVSNGQVRGDSYSEGCLGQTGARIWLFIGFMMAFGSLIASMWILFGGYVVKEKPVVYPGIAVFFQNAFIFFGGLVFKFGRTEDLWQ from the exons ATGTCCGGCTTCCTGGAGAGCCTGCGCTGCTCCGAGTGCGTGGACTGGGGCGAGAAGCGCAACACCATCGCCTCCGTGGCCGCGGGGGTGCTG TTTTTCACGGGCTGGTGGATCATCATCGATGCTGCTGTGAAATACCCTCAAGTGGAAGATTTCAACCACTCCTACCACGCCTGTGGGGTCATAGCCACCATTGCATTCCTGAT gatCAACGCCGTGTCCAACGGGCAGGTGCGGGGGGACAGCTACAGCGAGGGCTGCCTGGGCCAGACAG GGGCTCGGATCTGGCTCTTCATTGGTTTCATGATGGCTTTTGGGTCCCTCATTGCTTCCATGTGGATCCTTTTTGGGGGATATGTGGTTAAAG AAAAACCAGTGGTGTACCCAGGAATAGCTGTGTTTTTCCAGAATGCATTCATCTTTTTTGG GGGCCTGGTGTTCAAGTTTGGTCGCACAGAGGATTTGTGGCAGTGA
- the RHCE gene encoding blood group Rh(CE) polypeptide → MPPRYRSSRCRLPWLLLLLQALLLGRAFFAFPGFRIIYFPSETYPVFQDVNHMVIFGFGFFLMVLRRYGFSSTGFNFLLIVLGVQCSVLVQDLLDLLKIHPSEFGMESLARAVMSMTAVVISTGAVLGKANPVQLIVMSLVELIIFHVSRCINITILQVPENLSLMHVHLFGAYFGLAVTSRFPDPPPGLDKNRSTPKSELFSVLGTVFVWMFWPSFNSILAESRWQAVLNTYLALAVSAVAAFMLSALTSKDGKFRMAHIHSAVLAGGVTMSSTAEIIQHPWIAMILGLLGSVICILGSHCLQRCFNPPLKLQDTSGVHFTFGLPAVLGAVAAVLLSVVEQGMVQQWSDLSSLGYLIFFEVGAFCQTISTALIIGLITGFILNIKLLKAVHVSKYFDDQFYWEFPHLSVGF, encoded by the exons ATGCCGCCCCGCTACCGGAGCTCCCGCTGCCGCCTGCCctggctcctcctcctgctgcaggcgCTGCTCCTCGGCAGAGCTTTCTTTGCCTTCCCAGGGTTCCGAATCATCTACTTCCCATCCGAGACGTACCCAG TGTTTCAAGATGTCAACCACATGGTGATTTTTGGATTTGGCTTCTTCCTGATGGTTCTGAGAAGATATGGCTTTAGCAGCACTGGATTCAACTTCTTGCTCATTGTTCTTGGTGtccagtgctctgtgctggtacAAGATTTATTAGATCTCCTTAAGATACATCCCAGTGAATTTGGTATGGAAAG TCTAGCAAGGGCTGTGATGAGCATGACTGCTGTGGTCATCtccactggggctgtgctgggcaagGCCAATCCTGTGCAGTTAATTGTGATGAGCCTGGTGGAATTAATCATTTTCCATGTGAGCAGATGCATCAACATCACAATCCTGCAG GTGCCAGAGAACCTCAGCCTGATGCACGTGCACCTCTTTGGAGCCTACTTTGGTCTGGCAGTGACCTCCCGCTTCCCTGATCCTCCCCCAGGGCTGGACAAGAACAGGAGCACCCCAAAGTCAGAGCTGTTCTCAGTGCTGG GCACTGTGTTTGTCTGGATGTTCTGGCCAAGCTTCAATTCCATCCTGGCTGAGTCCAGGTGGCAAGCAGTGCTCAACACCTACTTGGCCCTCGCTGTGAGTGCTGTGGCTGCCTTCATGTTGTCTGCTCTGACCTCCAAGGATGGCAAATTCAGAATG GCTCACATCCACAGTGCAGTCCTGGCTGGAGGGGTCACCATGAGCTCCACAGCAGAAATCATCCAGCACCCCTGGATTGCCATGATTTTGGGGCTGCTTGGCAGTGTCATCTGCATCCTGGGATCTCACTGCCTACAG agGTGCTTTAATCCCCCTTTGAAGCTTCAGGATACTTCTGGAGTTCATTTCACTTTTGGTTTGCCTGCTGTGcttggagctgtggctgctgttctTCTCAGTGTGGTGGAACAAGGGATGGTTCAACAATGGAGTGATTTATCCAG tctgGGTTATTTGATCTTTTTTGAAGTTGGTGCCTTCTGCCAGACCATCAGCACTGCCTTGATAATAGGTTTGATTACAG GCTTTATCTTAAACATCAAACTGCTTAAAGCTGTGCATGTCTCCAAGTACTTTGATGATCAGTTTTATTGGGAG TTTCCTCACTTGTCTGTTGGATTTTGA